In Gemmata obscuriglobus, a single genomic region encodes these proteins:
- a CDS encoding MFS transporter, with amino-acid sequence MFGSVPGRLALMMFLQYFGLAAVIVPLTRYLQTAADAGGLNFRPTHVSLVYATFAMGAAVTPLVVGVLADRWFAVEKVIAGTHALMAALVGAAAAWCDTHDGATADPADAVAPLFLLVLGYAVGTQITLTLAVVISFRNLPAGGGTFWYVRLVGTFGWVVAGFVTGWALNPISPQPLYLAAATSAALAAFALVLPHTPPKGHGRPLREVLGLPAVKMFRDRSFLVFALVLLVCNLMNQFYAQFVSPFLKDLGVELDLGRYGRLAPEVVMTLAQVCEIGCMAATPWLLRRMKLKHLMLIGLGGLLLRNALLYLANVPAVVAVALPMHGWGYAFYGLLGSYFVDREAPPHLRAGAQSLVTFLGSGPAVLVGNFLAGGVVEANRAGTVTDWPTVWAVPLIGYALALVAFALLFREPPEPGAHR; translated from the coding sequence ATGTTCGGCTCGGTGCCAGGACGGCTCGCACTGATGATGTTTTTGCAGTACTTCGGGCTGGCGGCGGTGATCGTGCCGCTGACCCGGTACCTCCAGACAGCGGCCGACGCCGGCGGGCTCAACTTCCGACCCACGCACGTGAGCCTGGTGTACGCGACGTTCGCGATGGGCGCGGCGGTCACCCCGCTGGTGGTCGGGGTGCTCGCGGACCGCTGGTTCGCGGTGGAAAAGGTGATCGCCGGCACGCACGCGCTCATGGCCGCGCTGGTCGGCGCCGCCGCGGCGTGGTGCGACACCCACGACGGCGCCACCGCGGACCCGGCCGACGCCGTGGCGCCGCTGTTCCTGCTCGTCCTGGGCTACGCGGTCGGTACCCAGATCACGCTCACGCTCGCGGTGGTCATCAGCTTCCGGAACCTCCCCGCGGGCGGCGGGACGTTCTGGTACGTGCGGCTGGTGGGCACGTTCGGGTGGGTGGTGGCCGGGTTCGTGACCGGGTGGGCGCTGAACCCGATCTCGCCGCAGCCGCTGTACCTGGCGGCGGCCACGTCGGCGGCGCTCGCGGCGTTCGCGCTGGTGCTCCCGCACACGCCCCCGAAGGGGCACGGGCGCCCGCTCCGCGAGGTGCTCGGGCTGCCGGCGGTCAAGATGTTCCGGGACCGCTCGTTCCTGGTGTTCGCGCTGGTGCTGCTGGTGTGCAACCTGATGAACCAGTTCTACGCGCAGTTCGTCTCGCCGTTCCTGAAGGATCTGGGCGTGGAACTGGACCTCGGGCGCTACGGGCGGCTCGCGCCCGAAGTCGTGATGACGCTGGCGCAGGTGTGCGAGATCGGGTGCATGGCCGCGACCCCGTGGCTGCTGCGCCGCATGAAGCTGAAACACCTCATGCTGATCGGGCTCGGCGGCCTGCTGTTGCGCAACGCGCTCTTGTACCTCGCGAACGTGCCGGCCGTGGTGGCGGTGGCGCTGCCGATGCACGGCTGGGGGTACGCGTTCTACGGCCTGCTGGGCTCGTACTTCGTGGACCGCGAGGCCCCGCCGCACCTGCGCGCCGGGGCGCAGTCGCTGGTGACCTTCCTGGGGAGCGGCCCGGCGGTGCTGGTGGGCAACTTCTTGGCCGGCGGTGTGGTGGAGGCGAACCGCGCCGGCACGGTCACCGACTGGCCGACCGTGTGGGCGGTGCCGCTGATCGGGTACGCGCTCGCACTGGTAGCGTTCGCGCTGCTGTTCCGCGAACCGCCCGAGCCCGGCGCGCACCGGTGA
- a CDS encoding YegS/Rv2252/BmrU family lipid kinase yields the protein MKVCVLFNPRAGSAEQITALRTALEAEPGVTLHELGPDDDLAGLAGAAAVDHDVVAVAGGDGTVHAGANGLLTANGRAVLAVLPLGTGNDFCRTMAVPLDPVEAVTLLRAGAPRAVDAVRLGGGRTGYMVNAATGGFSGKVAADVTPELKAFWGPLAYLRGAAGTIADPPQFRLTLRFDGGPPETFDALNLVVANARTAAGGITVAPTANPEDGLLDVIVVRSGDALDLSVVAARLMHGDYLGDENVVHRLARAVEVESDPPLPLSVDGERCEGSRFTFEVVPGALRVLTGPGYHASPDAEPPLEGHDEPAPAAPRPKGIGPRLFGLLGGALLLAKRAPRADLFGLGAAAVAVLLFVWLARGVTGAEWREWDERTGAAVRGGGELTGAARAVTTFGDPGAFAVLAAAATALLLTVRRYVDAAALLAVVAGVVVLELVMKPLFAIARPELPDPRYTARGFSFPSGHALRAVGFFGYLGCVAVAGAWRTGWRWAVAGACGVLAVCVCWSRVYLGAHHPTDVIAGALAAGAWVAACVIARQHAVARTRRATAPEPVGRRPGGTPSRHGAHDD from the coding sequence ATGAAGGTGTGCGTACTGTTCAACCCTCGTGCCGGATCGGCCGAACAGATCACCGCCCTGCGAACGGCCCTCGAAGCCGAACCCGGTGTGACGTTGCACGAACTCGGCCCGGACGACGACCTCGCCGGGCTCGCCGGCGCGGCGGCGGTCGATCATGACGTAGTCGCCGTGGCGGGCGGGGACGGGACCGTTCACGCCGGGGCCAACGGGCTGCTGACCGCGAACGGGCGGGCCGTACTGGCGGTGCTGCCGCTCGGCACCGGAAACGACTTCTGCCGCACGATGGCGGTCCCCCTCGACCCGGTCGAGGCGGTCACGCTGCTCCGCGCCGGGGCACCGCGGGCAGTAGACGCGGTGCGCCTCGGTGGGGGGCGCACCGGCTATATGGTGAACGCCGCGACCGGCGGGTTCAGCGGCAAGGTGGCCGCCGACGTGACTCCCGAACTGAAAGCGTTCTGGGGGCCGCTCGCGTACCTCCGCGGGGCCGCCGGGACCATTGCGGACCCGCCCCAGTTCCGCCTCACGCTCCGGTTCGACGGCGGCCCGCCCGAAACGTTCGACGCGCTCAACCTCGTGGTCGCCAACGCCCGCACCGCGGCCGGCGGGATCACCGTGGCGCCGACCGCGAACCCGGAGGACGGGTTGCTCGACGTGATCGTCGTCCGCTCGGGCGACGCGCTCGACCTGTCGGTCGTCGCGGCCCGGCTGATGCACGGCGACTACCTCGGCGATGAGAACGTCGTCCACCGGCTCGCGCGGGCGGTCGAAGTTGAGTCGGACCCGCCGCTGCCGCTCAGCGTGGACGGCGAACGGTGCGAAGGGTCTCGGTTCACGTTCGAGGTGGTTCCCGGCGCGCTCCGGGTTCTGACCGGTCCCGGGTATCACGCGAGTCCGGACGCCGAACCGCCGCTCGAAGGGCACGACGAGCCGGCGCCGGCCGCGCCGCGGCCGAAGGGGATCGGCCCGCGGCTGTTCGGGTTGCTCGGCGGTGCGCTCCTGCTGGCGAAGCGGGCGCCCCGCGCGGACCTCTTCGGCCTCGGTGCGGCCGCGGTGGCGGTTCTGCTGTTCGTGTGGCTCGCGCGCGGGGTGACCGGCGCGGAGTGGCGCGAGTGGGACGAGCGGACCGGTGCGGCCGTCCGCGGGGGCGGCGAGCTGACGGGAGCGGCACGGGCGGTCACGACGTTCGGAGACCCCGGCGCGTTCGCGGTGCTGGCAGCGGCCGCGACGGCGCTTCTCCTGACCGTGCGGCGGTACGTGGACGCGGCGGCCCTGCTCGCGGTCGTCGCCGGGGTGGTTGTGCTCGAGTTGGTGATGAAGCCCCTGTTCGCGATCGCGCGACCGGAACTGCCCGACCCGCGGTACACGGCCCGCGGGTTCAGCTTCCCGAGCGGTCACGCGCTCCGGGCGGTCGGGTTCTTCGGCTACCTCGGTTGTGTGGCGGTCGCCGGGGCGTGGCGAACGGGGTGGCGGTGGGCCGTGGCCGGTGCGTGCGGCGTCCTCGCGGTGTGTGTGTGTTGGAGCCGGGTGTATCTGGGTGCCCACCACCCGACGGACGTGATCGCCGGGGCGCTGGCCGCCGGCGCGTGGGTCGCGGCGTGCGTGATCGCCCGGCAGCACGCGGTGGCCCGGACGCGGCGCGCGACGGCGCCTGAGCCGGTGGGGCGCCGGCCGGGTGGCACTCCGAGCCGGCACGGCGCGCACGATGACTAA
- a CDS encoding RNA polymerase sigma factor: MGPEQLAELVDRYAAALVLYARQWCATPEDVVQTAFLKLVRLGTPPDNLLPWLYKVVRNGAIDASRAARRRHRYEAAAADSAPRWFQPSYDPTGLDARAASEALSVLPAETREIIVAHLWGGLTFEQIAQAVGSSAATCYRRYAAGIETLRQKLGAERPVRAT; the protein is encoded by the coding sequence ATGGGACCGGAGCAGCTAGCCGAACTGGTCGATCGGTACGCGGCGGCACTCGTGCTGTACGCGCGGCAGTGGTGCGCGACCCCGGAGGACGTGGTGCAGACCGCGTTCCTCAAGCTGGTCCGCCTCGGCACCCCGCCGGACAACCTGCTCCCGTGGCTCTACAAGGTGGTGCGGAACGGGGCCATCGACGCCAGCCGGGCGGCCCGCCGGCGGCACCGGTACGAGGCCGCCGCCGCCGACAGCGCGCCCCGGTGGTTCCAGCCGTCCTACGACCCCACCGGGCTGGACGCGCGGGCCGCTTCCGAAGCCCTCTCCGTCCTCCCCGCCGAGACGCGCGAGATCATCGTGGCGCACCTGTGGGGCGGGCTGACGTTCGAGCAGATCGCTCAAGCGGTGGGCAGTTCCGCCGCGACCTGCTACCGGCGCTACGCCGCGGGCATCGAAACCCTCCGCCAGAAACTCGGGGCCGAGCGCCCCGTTCGAGCCACATGA
- a CDS encoding 5-oxoprolinase subunit B family protein, translating to MKLTPLGDQAVLAYLADEPAAVALAATVRAANPVWLFDVVPAYASVGVFFDADQIRAADVMDWLNALASEKSEPSEAVLGGNAHSGGSRPPLAFRVPVCYEMQLDLARVCEHTGLSADAVIERHTATVYTVYAIGFVPGFPYLGYLPSELCGVRRLPSPRTRVEPGSVGLTGRQTGIYPLARPGGWNLIGRTPLTIVDVADGFFPLRVGDTVRFERIDEARYRQLEGERLK from the coding sequence ATGAAACTCACCCCTCTGGGCGATCAGGCGGTGCTGGCGTACCTCGCGGACGAACCCGCGGCGGTGGCGCTCGCCGCGACGGTACGCGCGGCTAACCCCGTCTGGCTGTTCGATGTCGTCCCGGCCTACGCGAGCGTCGGGGTGTTCTTCGACGCCGACCAAATTCGCGCCGCAGACGTAATGGATTGGCTGAACGCGCTGGCGAGCGAGAAGAGCGAACCCTCCGAGGCCGTGCTCGGCGGCAATGCCCACTCGGGGGGCTCACGCCCCCCACTCGCCTTTCGCGTTCCCGTGTGTTACGAGATGCAACTCGACCTGGCCCGTGTGTGCGAGCACACCGGCCTCTCGGCCGACGCCGTCATCGAGCGGCACACGGCGACCGTTTACACGGTGTACGCAATCGGGTTCGTGCCGGGGTTCCCGTATTTGGGGTATCTGCCATCGGAACTGTGTGGGGTGCGACGGCTGCCGAGCCCCCGGACGCGGGTCGAGCCCGGGAGCGTCGGGCTGACGGGCCGCCAGACGGGCATTTATCCGCTGGCGCGCCCCGGCGGCTGGAACCTGATCGGCCGAACGCCGCTGACGATTGTGGACGTGGCCGACGGGTTCTTCCCGCTGCGGGTGGGGGACACGGTCCGCTTCGAGCGCATCGACGAGGCGCGGTACCGTCAGTTAGAAGGCGAGCGATTGAAGTAA
- a CDS encoding ABC transporter permease, which translates to MQQFFAILKDSFREAVDGFVIYLMLALALLMVVLVGSVSYEPEGPGEGLPAVLDQFNIVFPDKGRSQYPVGMPMPLAYTPSEAGLAADGTMTFNLTVEYTDQPFRTRKAGAANDASSVKEGGATDEKKDEKKEEKKPKPKPPGGADVFRFAVAAWKLPAGEKIKEDPRQNRNRLLNQGGTDKKLEIVMPPNMKDEDIKGVSDEDMAEFLQSQFVTFVGVSKSDVVVKRKPGVAEPEYQFEVTLKSVTGARGWPHKIHILFKAFTIDRVPLGLAVYFVQDQLVNGIGAAVTLLLSVVITAFFIPNMLRKGSLDLLISKPIGRVQLLVYKYIGGLTFIFLVSTFTIGLVWLVTAIRSGYWDPSFLLVIPALTFTFAVVYAVSTLVAVLTRSAIASILISVGFMFGMWVIGGVVKGFFDRNKVTQQVNLPEWSYTLVDTLNNILPRYKDLDKLTTKLIADANLPTGLSRLLGLLVEFPSFGGAVSVSLIFIALALGLASWRFAKRDG; encoded by the coding sequence GTGCAACAGTTCTTCGCCATCCTGAAAGACTCGTTCCGCGAGGCCGTGGACGGGTTCGTCATCTACCTGATGCTCGCGCTGGCGCTGCTGATGGTGGTGCTCGTGGGGAGCGTGTCGTACGAGCCCGAGGGGCCGGGCGAGGGCCTGCCCGCGGTGCTCGACCAGTTCAACATCGTGTTCCCGGACAAGGGCCGCAGCCAGTACCCGGTCGGGATGCCGATGCCGCTCGCGTACACGCCGTCCGAAGCCGGGTTAGCGGCCGACGGAACCATGACGTTCAACCTGACCGTCGAGTACACGGACCAGCCGTTCCGCACGCGCAAAGCCGGGGCCGCGAACGACGCGTCATCTGTGAAAGAAGGCGGCGCCACGGACGAAAAGAAGGACGAAAAGAAAGAGGAGAAGAAGCCCAAACCCAAGCCCCCCGGCGGGGCGGACGTGTTCCGGTTCGCGGTAGCGGCGTGGAAGCTGCCGGCCGGCGAGAAGATCAAGGAGGACCCGCGCCAGAACCGGAACCGGCTCCTCAACCAGGGCGGGACCGACAAGAAGCTCGAAATCGTGATGCCCCCGAACATGAAAGACGAGGACATCAAGGGCGTGTCCGACGAGGACATGGCCGAGTTCCTGCAGTCGCAGTTCGTTACGTTCGTCGGTGTGAGCAAGTCGGACGTGGTCGTGAAGCGCAAACCGGGGGTGGCGGAACCCGAGTACCAGTTCGAGGTGACGCTCAAGAGCGTGACCGGCGCCCGCGGGTGGCCGCACAAGATCCACATCCTGTTCAAGGCGTTCACCATCGATCGGGTCCCGCTGGGGTTGGCGGTGTACTTCGTCCAGGATCAGTTGGTGAACGGGATCGGGGCCGCGGTCACACTCCTCCTGAGCGTCGTCATCACCGCGTTCTTCATCCCGAACATGCTCCGCAAGGGGAGCCTGGACCTGCTGATCTCCAAGCCGATCGGCCGGGTGCAACTGCTCGTTTACAAGTACATCGGCGGGCTGACGTTCATCTTCCTGGTTTCGACGTTCACCATCGGGCTGGTGTGGCTGGTCACGGCGATCCGCTCCGGGTACTGGGACCCGAGCTTCTTGCTGGTGATTCCGGCGCTGACGTTCACGTTCGCGGTCGTGTACGCGGTGTCCACGCTGGTCGCGGTGCTGACCCGCAGCGCGATCGCGTCCATCCTGATTTCGGTCGGGTTCATGTTCGGGATGTGGGTGATCGGTGGGGTCGTCAAAGGGTTCTTCGACCGCAACAAGGTGACCCAGCAGGTGAACTTGCCCGAGTGGTCGTACACCCTGGTGGACACGCTCAACAACATCCTGCCGCGGTACAAGGACCTGGACAAGCTGACGACCAAGCTGATCGCCGACGCGAACCTGCCGACCGGTTTGTCGCGGTTGCTCGGGCTGCTGGTCGAGTTCCCGTCGTTCGGCGGGGCCGTCAGCGTGTCGCTGATCTTCATCGCCCTGGCGCTTGGGCTCGCCTCGTGGCGGTTCGCCAAGCGCGACGGTTGA
- a CDS encoding ABC transporter ATP-binding protein: protein MSVIETVELRKTYGRLQALKGVSLRVEKGQIYGLLGQNGAGKTTLIKILLGIVGLTEGQASLLGAPAGDANARRRVGYLPEDHAFPGYHTGYSLMDFYGSLYGVPSAERKKRIPETLEQVGIAGRMHYKIKTYSKGMKQRLGIAQAMLHRPDLIILDEPTDGVDPMGRAEIRDLMAQLKDDGHTIFLNSHLLGEVELICDRVAILQQGKLVREGTIAELTKTKGTFVLGLLAGQTFPTDAVAQLGFTVRKLPDTPGHVEVTLPDGQTIEPVMKLLSGQGLTVTHIVEKKQSLEDVFMTTVEGAEPGVDRGRRRRARPVGGGE from the coding sequence GTGTCGGTGATCGAGACGGTTGAGCTTCGCAAGACCTACGGCCGGCTCCAGGCCCTTAAGGGCGTGTCGCTCCGGGTCGAGAAGGGACAGATCTACGGACTTCTCGGCCAGAACGGCGCCGGCAAGACCACGCTCATCAAGATCCTGCTCGGGATCGTCGGGCTGACCGAGGGGCAGGCGTCGCTCCTGGGCGCCCCGGCCGGCGACGCGAACGCCCGCCGCCGGGTCGGGTACCTGCCCGAGGACCACGCGTTCCCCGGGTACCACACCGGGTACTCGCTGATGGACTTCTACGGCAGCCTGTACGGGGTGCCGAGCGCCGAGCGCAAGAAGCGCATCCCCGAGACGCTCGAGCAGGTCGGGATCGCCGGCCGCATGCACTACAAGATCAAAACGTACTCGAAGGGCATGAAGCAGCGGCTCGGCATCGCGCAGGCGATGCTGCACCGCCCGGACCTCATCATCCTCGACGAGCCGACCGACGGCGTGGACCCGATGGGCCGGGCTGAGATCCGCGACCTCATGGCGCAGCTCAAGGACGACGGCCACACCATCTTCCTCAACTCGCACCTGCTCGGCGAGGTGGAACTCATCTGCGACCGGGTGGCCATCCTCCAGCAGGGCAAGCTGGTGCGCGAAGGCACCATCGCCGAGCTGACCAAGACGAAGGGGACGTTCGTCCTCGGGCTGCTGGCCGGCCAGACGTTCCCGACCGACGCCGTCGCGCAACTGGGGTTCACGGTGCGCAAGCTGCCGGACACCCCGGGGCACGTCGAGGTGACGCTGCCGGACGGGCAGACCATCGAGCCGGTGATGAAGCTGCTCTCCGGCCAGGGGCTGACGGTGACCCACATCGTCGAGAAGAAGCAGTCGCTGGAAGACGTGTTCATGACGACCGTGGAAGGGGCCGAGCCCGGCGTGGACCGCGGCCGCCGCCGCCGCGCACGCCCGGTCGGCGGGGGGGAGTGA
- a CDS encoding 2Fe-2S iron-sulfur cluster-binding protein, whose translation MPKLTVEGVGEFEVPAGKRLVLALVDEAGVDQLHACGGKAACTTCKVEFVSGEPDQMTEAEKRVLAAKGLSGVRLSCQIACDADLAVRCVSRFAGSGRKNAGTRPGDAIDPPPAWTTKG comes from the coding sequence GTGCCGAAGTTAACCGTCGAAGGTGTGGGGGAGTTCGAGGTGCCCGCGGGCAAGCGGCTCGTGCTGGCGCTGGTGGACGAGGCGGGCGTGGACCAGCTCCACGCCTGCGGGGGCAAGGCCGCGTGTACGACCTGCAAAGTGGAGTTCGTTTCCGGCGAGCCCGACCAGATGACGGAGGCCGAGAAGCGGGTGCTCGCGGCCAAGGGGCTGAGCGGGGTGCGGCTGAGCTGTCAGATCGCGTGCGACGCGGACCTGGCGGTGAGGTGCGTGAGCCGGTTCGCCGGCAGCGGGCGCAAGAACGCAGGGACGCGCCCGGGCGACGCGATCGACCCGCCCCCGGCCTGGACGACGAAGGGGTGA
- a CDS encoding methyl-accepting chemotaxis protein, with product MGFFSHTPAAGRTAAKGAGALPAEVPAHILDAVEFNVMFCDTQFVIRYANAATLRTLKALQEHLPVRAESLVGQSIDVFHKRPENVRRTLTSPDTIPPSTLIRLGPETLELRVKPLFSATGARLGTMVTWDVVTKRLALEAANADYHGQIAAIRKAMAVIEFNLDGTVVSANDTFLTIFGYAAHEIQGRHYSMFVEPAHASGPEFREFWAKLNRGEYVAGEFKRVGKGGKELWVQASYNPIVGTDGKPYKVVKFATDITEQKRKVAVVLGAVNRMAAGDFAQTMPALGNDDLGQVGAALNEAVGSVRSALEGVREVAEELADASGQLSAASEEISTGAQQQASSLEETASTLQQITSTVRQSADSAQQARQLASGSKEVAEKGGSVVSSAVGAMSEINASSKKIADIITTIDEIAFQTNLLALNAAVEAARAGEQGRGFAVVATEVRNLAQRSATAAKEIKALIQDSVKKVDAGTELVNRSGTTLAEIVTSVKRVTDIVTEMASASREQSTGIEQVNKAVAQMDTVTQRNASQTEEMSATAQTLTDHAAQLRDLVGRFNLGPGGHAPAAKAAKPAKRGAAPKPRAAVTKAINHRRSSNGNGHARGHELDSSGDGFSDF from the coding sequence ATGGGCTTTTTCAGCCACACGCCCGCCGCGGGACGGACCGCCGCCAAGGGAGCCGGGGCGCTGCCCGCCGAGGTGCCGGCGCACATCCTGGATGCCGTCGAATTCAACGTCATGTTCTGCGACACGCAGTTCGTGATCCGGTACGCCAACGCGGCCACCCTCCGAACCTTGAAGGCGCTGCAAGAGCACCTGCCGGTCCGGGCCGAGTCGCTGGTGGGGCAGTCGATCGACGTGTTCCACAAGCGCCCCGAGAACGTCCGGCGAACCCTCACGAGCCCCGACACCATCCCGCCGTCGACGCTCATCCGACTCGGGCCGGAGACGCTCGAGCTGCGCGTGAAGCCGTTGTTTTCGGCGACCGGCGCTCGGCTGGGCACCATGGTCACCTGGGACGTGGTCACGAAGCGGCTCGCACTGGAGGCGGCGAACGCCGACTACCACGGGCAGATCGCGGCCATCCGCAAGGCGATGGCGGTGATCGAGTTCAACCTCGACGGCACCGTCGTCTCGGCCAACGACACCTTCCTGACGATCTTCGGGTACGCGGCGCACGAGATCCAGGGGCGGCACTACAGCATGTTCGTGGAGCCGGCGCACGCGTCCGGCCCCGAGTTCCGCGAGTTCTGGGCCAAGCTGAACCGCGGGGAGTACGTGGCGGGCGAGTTCAAGCGGGTCGGCAAGGGCGGCAAGGAGTTGTGGGTCCAGGCCTCGTACAACCCGATCGTGGGCACCGACGGGAAGCCGTACAAGGTGGTCAAGTTCGCCACCGACATCACCGAGCAGAAGCGCAAGGTGGCGGTGGTGCTGGGGGCCGTCAACCGGATGGCGGCGGGCGACTTCGCCCAAACCATGCCGGCCCTCGGTAACGACGACCTCGGACAGGTGGGGGCGGCGCTGAACGAGGCCGTGGGGAGCGTGCGGTCCGCGCTGGAAGGCGTGCGGGAAGTGGCCGAGGAGCTGGCGGACGCGTCCGGGCAGTTGTCCGCCGCGAGCGAAGAAATCTCCACCGGCGCGCAGCAGCAGGCCAGCAGCCTGGAGGAGACCGCCAGCACCCTGCAACAGATTACCTCAACCGTGCGGCAGAGCGCCGACAGCGCCCAGCAGGCGCGGCAACTCGCCAGCGGGTCCAAGGAGGTCGCCGAAAAGGGCGGGAGCGTGGTGAGTTCCGCGGTCGGCGCGATGAGCGAGATCAACGCGTCCAGCAAGAAGATCGCCGACATCATCACCACCATCGACGAGATCGCGTTCCAGACCAACCTGCTGGCCTTGAACGCGGCGGTGGAAGCGGCCCGGGCCGGGGAGCAGGGGCGCGGGTTCGCGGTGGTCGCCACCGAAGTTCGCAACCTGGCGCAGCGGTCCGCCACCGCGGCCAAGGAGATCAAGGCCCTGATCCAGGACAGCGTGAAGAAGGTGGACGCGGGAACCGAACTGGTCAACCGGTCCGGCACCACACTGGCCGAGATCGTCACCAGCGTCAAGCGGGTCACCGACATCGTCACCGAGATGGCGTCCGCGAGCCGCGAGCAATCGACGGGCATCGAGCAGGTGAACAAGGCGGTGGCCCAGATGGACACCGTCACCCAGCGCAACGCCTCGCAGACCGAGGAGATGAGCGCCACCGCCCAGACCCTGACCGATCACGCGGCCCAGCTCCGCGATCTGGTGGGCCGGTTCAATCTGGGACCGGGCGGACACGCACCGGCCGCGAAAGCGGCGAAGCCGGCGAAGAGGGGGGCCGCCCCCAAGCCCCGGGCGGCGGTCACGAAGGCGATCAACCACCGGCGCAGCAGCAACGGCAACGGCCACGCGCGGGGCCACGAACTGGATTCGTCCGGCGACGGGTTCAGTGATTTCTGA
- the trpD gene encoding anthranilate phosphoribosyltransferase yields the protein MELPTPTWFPELFSALLSGRHLTAAEVTDAVRDLVAGRVDEVRGAAFITALRMKGETAEEVAAAALVLREQMLQLVPVSGPVLDTCGTGGDDSGTFNISTAAALVACGAGVPVVKHGGRAVSSKSGSADVLRELGVPIEAGPEWAQQCLDRTGFAFCFAPHFHRGMAHVSALRKKLGVRTLFNLLGPLANPANAPYQLLGVGKSELLDPLAAALARLGVRQAVLVCSRDGLDEVSLTAPTMVRVVRGNEYEAREWQPSEFGLAPVPLAAIRAQDATESAAAVRGVLAGADGPARRIVLANAAAALWAAEAVQTLREGVERAEAALDAGKPRAVLEALCRSASRAG from the coding sequence TTGGAGCTACCGACCCCAACTTGGTTCCCCGAACTGTTTTCGGCGCTCCTGTCCGGGCGGCACCTGACCGCGGCCGAGGTCACCGACGCGGTCCGCGACCTCGTCGCCGGGCGGGTGGACGAGGTTCGCGGCGCGGCGTTCATCACCGCCCTCCGCATGAAGGGGGAAACGGCGGAGGAGGTGGCCGCGGCGGCCCTCGTGCTGCGCGAGCAGATGCTCCAGCTCGTGCCGGTGTCCGGGCCGGTGCTCGACACCTGCGGGACCGGCGGCGACGACAGCGGGACGTTCAACATCAGCACCGCGGCGGCCCTCGTGGCGTGCGGCGCGGGCGTCCCCGTGGTAAAGCATGGGGGCCGCGCCGTTTCGAGCAAGTCCGGCAGCGCGGACGTGCTGCGCGAACTCGGCGTACCGATCGAAGCCGGCCCCGAGTGGGCGCAGCAGTGCCTCGACCGCACCGGGTTCGCGTTCTGCTTCGCCCCGCACTTTCACCGCGGCATGGCCCACGTTTCCGCCCTCCGGAAGAAGCTCGGCGTTCGAACCCTGTTCAACCTGCTGGGGCCGCTGGCGAACCCGGCCAATGCACCGTACCAACTTCTCGGCGTGGGAAAATCTGAGTTGTTAGACCCGTTGGCGGCGGCGCTGGCGCGGCTGGGCGTCCGGCAAGCGGTTTTGGTGTGTAGCCGGGATGGGCTGGATGAGGTGAGTCTGACGGCACCGACGATGGTGCGGGTCGTGCGCGGCAACGAGTACGAGGCCCGCGAGTGGCAGCCGTCGGAGTTCGGTTTGGCCCCTGTGCCGCTCGCGGCGATCCGCGCGCAAGACGCGACCGAGAGCGCGGCCGCCGTTCGCGGGGTGCTGGCGGGCGCGGACGGCCCGGCCCGGCGGATCGTGCTGGCGAACGCGGCGGCCGCCCTGTGGGCCGCGGAAGCCGTGCAGACTCTCCGAGAGGGGGTGGAGCGGGCCGAAGCCGCGCTCGACGCCGGCAAGCCCCGCGCGGTGCTGGAGGCGCTGTGCCGGTCAGCGAGCCGCGCGGGCTGA
- the lexA gene encoding transcriptional repressor LexA codes for MSERVQLTPKQQSIYNYIRKHIEEKGFPPAIRDICTEFGISSPNGVMCHLKALQTKGYINRVQKGENSQKAQARGITIPGVTSGGFSLPFVGVVAAGKAIESAEDDQRLEMRELFGSEDLFVVKVRGTSMIEGHIADGDFVVIRKAETCENGEKVVAMIEKAMTLKKYYKKKNEIQLHPMNSTMEPIIVDPSREDIRILGILAGVIRKC; via the coding sequence ATGTCGGAGCGCGTGCAACTCACGCCCAAGCAGCAGTCGATCTACAACTACATCCGCAAGCACATCGAGGAAAAGGGGTTCCCGCCCGCGATCCGAGACATCTGCACGGAGTTCGGCATCTCCTCGCCCAACGGCGTGATGTGCCACCTGAAGGCGCTGCAGACGAAGGGGTACATCAACCGCGTCCAGAAGGGCGAGAACTCGCAAAAGGCGCAAGCCCGCGGGATCACCATCCCGGGAGTTACGTCTGGTGGGTTCAGCCTGCCGTTCGTCGGCGTGGTTGCCGCGGGCAAGGCCATTGAGTCCGCCGAGGACGATCAGCGGCTCGAAATGCGCGAACTGTTCGGCAGTGAGGACCTGTTTGTCGTGAAGGTGCGCGGCACGTCCATGATCGAAGGGCACATTGCGGACGGCGACTTTGTGGTGATCCGCAAGGCCGAGACGTGTGAAAACGGCGAGAAAGTTGTCGCAATGATTGAGAAGGCGATGACGCTCAAGAAATACTACAAGAAGAAGAATGAGATTCAGTTGCACCCGATGAACAGCACGATGGAGCCGATCATCGTGGACCCTTCCCGTGAGGACATCCGTATCCTCGGCATACTGGCCGGCGTCATCCGTAAGTGCTGA